The nucleotide sequence GAACTGTACAATAAAGATAAAAAATTCAGCGCCCCCAGCGACTACCACGTCACCCAGGTGGTCAAGGCTGACGAGAACGGTGTCTTTACCTTTGCCTGCCCCCAGGCGGGCTGGTGGGGATTTGCCGCGCTGAATGAGGCTGACTACACCATTAAGGATCCTGAAGGAAACGACAAAGGCGTTGAACTTGGTGCGGTTCTCTGGACCTACCTGGACGAATACAAAAAATAACATTCCTCCCTTCCTTCCGGGGAGGGATAAACACAAGATGGAATTTGGCCGGGCGACTCCAAGGAGTCACCCGGTACTTTCATATAAAAACCTGTTGAACCTGCCAGTGCAGTTATGGTATGAGACCGCATGACCTTTGAACAGTTCAGTGACGGCACTTCATTTCTGCACCGGGCAGACCCTCGGGGCAAACTGATCAGCACTGGCGTGCTCAGCCTGATCATCGCCCTGAGTCAACGCTGGAACACAGCTTTTCTCGGCCTCCTGCTGGCATTTTTTCTTGTACTTGCAGCCCGCCTGTCATGGACAAAAATCGCTCGTCGCCTCCTGATCGTTAACAGCTTTAATCTCCTGCTCTGCCTTATTCTGCCCCTGACCTACACAGCCAACAACACCCTTTCGCTTCTCGGGATCACCCTCAGCAGCACCGGTTTGTTCCTCGCCCTGCTGATCACCGTTAAATCCAATGCTGTTATCCTGCTCTTTATCAGCCTACTGGCCACCTCCACGGCGGCCCAGCTCGGTCATGCCCTCCAGAAACTGGGCCTGTCACCGAAGCTCTGCCTGCTGCTGCTCTTTTCCTATCGTTATATAGCGCTTATTCAGCAGGAGTTGTTCCGCTTACAACGGGCAGCCCGCCTGCGTTGCTTTCAGCCAAAGACTAACCTGCATACGTATAGAACCTATAGTTACATGCTGGGCATGATGCTGGTCCGGAGCTGGAACCGAGCCGCACGGGTGCAGCAGGCGATGGTATTACGTGGATTTTCCGGAGAATTTCATAATTTGCACGATTCCGGCAAGATGCAGAAAAAAGACCTGTTGCTATTGGTGATTCTCCTGCTGGCCGGTTTCGGGTTGATGGTACTCTA is from Candidatus Electrothrix sp. GW3-4 and encodes:
- the cbiQ gene encoding cobalt ECF transporter T component CbiQ, with the protein product MTFEQFSDGTSFLHRADPRGKLISTGVLSLIIALSQRWNTAFLGLLLAFFLVLAARLSWTKIARRLLIVNSFNLLLCLILPLTYTANNTLSLLGITLSSTGLFLALLITVKSNAVILLFISLLATSTAAQLGHALQKLGLSPKLCLLLLFSYRYIALIQQELFRLQRAARLRCFQPKTNLHTYRTYSYMLGMMLVRSWNRAARVQQAMVLRGFSGEFHNLHDSGKMQKKDLLLLVILLLAGFGLMVL